From the genome of Solanum dulcamara chromosome 12, daSolDulc1.2, whole genome shotgun sequence:
GGTGGCGCCCTCTCTGAACCAGCACCAACACCTTGGTGGCAATAATCCCACTGCAACAGATCTTTCATTTGTTACGTCTCCCATCCTTTCTCCTCAAGtgcagcaacagcaacaacaacaacaagaatctCCTCATTCTCAACAACAGGCAGCCGCAGTAGACTTAGAACAACAACAGAAGCAACAACAATCTTCTAGTTCTCTATCTCCTAAGTCGGTGGCTGACAATAGTGCCAAAACAAAAACTTCAACACCAGCTCCACCACCCCCGATCAACACGTACCgagagaaaaaggaagaagagcgACAACAGAagagggatgaagaaggatTGCACATTTTAACCTTGCTATTGCAATGTGCAGAAGCGGTATCCGCTGATAATCTAGAAGAGGCAAATAAAATGCTATTAGAAGTATCCGAACTCTCCACACCGTTTGGCACATCTGCACAGCGTGTCGCTGCATATTTCTCAGAAGCCATGTCAGCTAGGCTGTTGAATTCATGCTTGGGAATATACGCAGCGCTACCAATGACCAGCGTCCCCATGGTTTACACCCAAAAACTGGCATCCGCTTTCCAGGTTTTTAATGGGATCAGCCCCTTCATTAAATTCTCCCATTTCACAGCCAATCAAGCTATACAAGAAGCTTTTGAGAGAGAAGACAGGGTGCATATCATAGACCTTGATATAATGCAAGGTCTTCAATGGCCCGGTCTTTTCCACATCTTGGCTTCCAGGCCCGGTGGGCCTCCTTTTGTTCGACTCACCGGGCTTGGAACCTCCGTGGATGCTCTTGAAGCCACAGGCAAACGACTATCCGATTTTGCCGAGAGATTAGGCCTTCCTTTTGAGTTTTTACCAGTCGCTGACAAAGTTGGAAACTTAGACCCTGAGAAATTGAATGTGAGCAAGAGAGAAGCCGTTGCAGTTCATTGGTTGCAACATTCGCTTTATGATGTCACTGGCAGCGACTCTAATACACTCTCCCTCTTGCAAAGGTACTAATCCTCTagacactttatttttttttcctaagtCAGAAACAATGACAATTTCTATGTTATGAACTTTTTTTTACTtcaaattttatcttttaatattttataaaatatgcTTTTGTAGCTACGTAAATTTTGaaatcacaaaattcaaaaacacTGTTGTTACTATTTTCCATGACTTTCCTTTCTTGAAAGCTCTCTGTCATCTAGTCAAATACGTATACTATTTTCCATGACTTTCCTTTCTTGAACCAACATGCTGCTTAACGTAAGGAAAAAAGAATCTTCATCTGATTATTTGTGTGGTAGCTAAAGGAAATATTGTACTAAAAATCTGTGatacatatttaattaaaaaataattcagtAGTATTATAGGTATTTATTTTTGCTTTACAAGGAGCTTCTCTTTGACCATTGGTGATTCTCTTTTTCAGTAAGCCTGAAaaaaggaggagaaaaaggtcAATCACTTTTAGCAGCAAAAGCTGTCTTCTCTATGAATTACTTATATTCCTGCCTAATTAATTTTCCGTGaattctcttcttttaaaaaagaagTTCATTCTGGGCATCACGCCCCAAAAATATATTACAACTATAGAGAGACAGAAACTAGCGTATTTATTAGTAAGCGTGATTTTTTAATACCATTACTTgttttatatgaattttacattttttaaaaaaagaaataataaagaaagtgtatattttatactttctctaattcatattaagtgaattgttgaatttttttcataattataaaCAAGTAAATCATTCAAAGATCAAGAAAATTGTTgagaattttttcatatttatcctTCATTTAGTGAACAACTTAACTACTTCTCATTTTCTAATAGAATAGTATTTTAATAGAAAGTAGCCTTtaattttttcctttcaatATTTTTGTTAACGAATGTGCCAAACTCCAACAATTAATTACGGTCTAAAGGGAGTAATAGTTTCTATATTAATTGGTgtattaaaatatgaaaaaacatATTTCTCTTGATATGCTTAAGTGAAcaagtgaaaataaaaaaattatatttaatataatcaATAAGTAAAAGTGAATGGAAGGAGAAGTAATTTGTAAATATAAGCTTggatttcaaaaattttaatttgaaggAATCAACCATTAAGTTTTGTTCTTATAATTGTAACTTATTACTCTTTTCAAAATTATGGGcttagaatttaaaatatttgttgaaattttaCCCATCACTTGTGCTCTATATGTATGTTGATTTGGTTCATTAATTTGCTTTACTTCAGGTTGGCTCCAAAGGTGGTGACTGTTGTGGAGCAGGACCTGAGCCACGCGGGTTCATTCCTGGGGAGGTTTGTGGAGGCAATACATTACTACTCGGCTCTATTTGACTCACTTGGTGCGTGCTACGGGGAGGAGAGTGAAGAAAGACACGTCGTGGAGCAACAACTATTATCGAAGGAGATACGTAATGTGCTAGCCGTAGGTGGTCCATCAAGGAGCGGGGAGGTGAAGTTCAACAACTGGAGGGAGAAGCTTCAACAGTCTGGGTTTAGATGCTTATCTCTTGCTGGTAATGCTGCTGCACAAGCTACTCTTTTACTCGGAATGTTCCCGTCTCATGGATACACTTTGGTTGAGGATAATGGAACTCTCAAACTTGGCTGGAAAGATCTTTGTTTGTTTACTGCTTCTGCATGGAGGCCTAATTCCTTGCATGCTGCAACAGGTTCTCGTCATTTCTCTCGTCCTAATATGGATTAGACGGTCTTTATACAGTTAAGTCAGTGAATTTTGAATATcgaatgattaaaaaaaaaggaatgtgCGGTCAGAAAATGTGTCTTTCCTTCTTGCTCGTGATATCTTTTCATGTCATGTATGTATACATCCAAAGGTGATTTGTTAACTCCCTTTATTTTCAGTAGTCATTAATTTATGTTGCTTCTTTTTCTCATCGAAATATTTTTACTTCATCTCGAGATATTCAAAGTACTTAACTAATCGAGCATGTAACTAATTATATGTACATTTAACATCTAATCAGTGGTTGTGTTCTTTTAATCATTTCACTAATAGCTTTCTACAAATTAACTGAACTTTTTATGGTTAAAGCAGATGaatatattcattctttatgctAAGAGAAAGATAACCTATACTTGTATTTCTCAAGGTATAAGTCTATTAAATTTGTAGAAACTTGTCAACCAAGAGACTATACAAGTGCACAATTATATTAATCAAAAGTTAAATGCATTTATTCAAACTTTAATCATCTCTTTCAAGAATTGAATCAAATTGTCTCTGCGTATACACACATTTTGTTTTCTCAGCATTTGGTAAAATGCTGATTGTATATGGTGAAACTGAAATGTGATCAATGAAAGAACTTAGAAGGAAATCAAATATGAAGAGCAAGGCTTGAAAAGAGAATCGACAAGGGATTTTTAAACCAAGGGCCAAGTAGATGTGGAGATCTTTACCTTCTGACATTAAATAAAGGTCAAGTGACAATGTGAATTAATACCACCTGACAGGAAATTACTAGAGAAAGAAGCAACTTAATAATTAGTAGGGACTCGTATTCTACAAGGGGTCATTTGGTACGGAGGATGGAATATATCAAATGGGATATTTCATGTGGGATTAGTTAtccatcatttatatatatatgagataatTACTAATATTCCTAATTAAATATAGGATATATCTTATCCGTTATACCAAATGATTCCtaaatcaacaaaaatataaattatatttggtAAAAATAAATGTGACACATGAGCAAGTTAGATGTTGACGCGTGAAATAGTAGTAATTCAATATCGGAGGTGATCCATCTCGAAGAAGTAGAATGAACCAGACAAAACAACACCAGACCAAAGCTTGGACACATGGAGAGATTCATCGAAGGACACTAGTCATTGACCCAGAGACAACATCTAGCGTTACTCTTTTTATTCTTAAATGTCATTTGATTAATCATTTAACGTGAGTTAAGAGAGAATAATTCTTGGTTAATAAATCCCGTGAATTCATCCATGTTGTATAgcgtaaaaataaatataacatgtGAGTAAGTTAGATGTTGATGCATGAAAAGACAAAATAGCAGTACATCAACATCGAAGGCTATCCATCTCTAAGAAGTAGAATGAGCTGGACAAAAGTTCAACACCGAATCAAAGCTTAGAACATCGAGATAGACTCGTCAAAGCATGTTAGCCGTTGAGTGACTGAACCAGAGACAACACCAAGTATTATTCTTTTTACTCTTAAATGTCATCTAATTAATCATTTGACATGATTTAAGAGCAAATAATTCTTGGCTATCAGATCCTAGAAATTCATCTCCATAAAAGTAGTAGAATCATCACATTTTAAAGCATTACGAGTTATTCTATTGTAATGCAATTCACAAATGATGGACTATGTAAAGACGGGTTATTTGTCTAATTCATATAAAGTTCATCTCAAACATACTATCTATCTATAGTTATATCATGACGCTctacaaaataaattataattatatatccTTAAATCTTAaagagataatagtcattcataTAGCTAACTGAGATATTGTATAATTGAGATTAGTGTCTTACCACATTTTACGAATGTGTGGTCTTTCTTTCAAAAGAATTTTCcaataatattgtataaataaaaTGTTGCTCGCATGAATTAACTGAAAGAAGGATACATATATCAAATGATACATAACAAAATATATCTCacttaaatgtttttttttcacGCACGATCTTCaacaaaatagataaataaatttcaatgTTGTTCAAGTGATGATTCACATTTTTGTTCACGCATGCCTTGCCAAGATCAATAGTTGAGCAGGTGATATACAAGTTTGAATATATCGTCTTTGAAATATCATgtgaagttttcatcagaaaaAGTAAAATGTGTTATACTTTTTTTCCTTAATCAAGATTATTCCAATTGAATTTTTTCTAATAAAGGTTTTTAATGAAATAACTCTCAAGTTTATTACCAAAATGTATGtactcctttttttttaaaactaaattttttCTGAACGAAACATACTATATATGAATATTAACAGCTTGTTTGGATGTTGGTTTTTCgtggtatggtatgatatgattaGTAAAAGAActatgtttgttttgattgtttctttaaTTACATCTTATGATATGGTTTGATTTCATAGTTTGTAACCATGAAAATCCTCACTTTTTTAAACCACAAATTTGATGATATCCCATtgtttacttctttttttttcaattatacccTCACTTTATTCTCTTCTTCCTTTCCTTTTCTCATCAATTCATCACAGGTTTGCATTCTTTCACCCAGATCTTGATTTTCCCTTTTGTCTGATTCTATTTTAGTGAAATGTTGGTTTAATGGGTCATTTCGTTTTGGTAAATGTTTCTCATAGATCCCTTGTGTTCAAAAAAGAATGATGAGTTTGGAAATCAGAAATAAGAGAGTGAAGTATCAATCTGGATTCTATTTGAATATCATTAAccttcctttctttcttgaaTCGTAACTTACCAAAATTGTAATCAAgcataaaaaaaaggaaaaaggatcaaaaatgtccttaaattatttgaaatgaacaaaaatgcctTTCATTTATAATTTGATCCAAAATGCCCTTACCGTCAATACTTTGGTCCAGAAATACCCTTATTGtaatttaataggtcaaaaATGCCCTATTGTTACAAAATGGGTCAAAATGCCAATTTTCGAATTAATATATgtacattttttaaaacaaatcttgtttcttataaaaatattacttctaagaaactctattcttgttttctttctttttagaccactttaagtaataaaaatgtaggaaattattttattcttcgtaatctcattttatcaattacaatagaataatttcatgtattctaagttttaacggataatatatatatatatatatatatatatatatatatatatgaaaaaggtcatttaaaatattttttatttttttttattattattttttatcgtaatttgaataaaaattaatgatggatttattatgatcttatatatatgacatatattatctattaaaACTTGAagtacatgaaattattctattttaattgataaaatgagattacgaagaataaaataatttcctacatttttattacttaaagtagtttaaaaagaaagaaaacaagaataaaattccttaaaagtaatatttttataaggaacaagatttttttttaaaaaaatatatatttattctgaAAAGAGCATTTTTGACTCATTTTGTAACAATAGGGgcattttgacccattaaataacaataagggcaTTTCTGGACCAAAGTATTGACGGTAatgacatttttggaccaaactataaacggagggcatttttgttcatttcaaatagtttagggcatttttgaccctttttcctAAAAAGAATAAAGGACATTTTTGTAAATTTATAAGTTATGATATAATACCATACAGTCAAactaaacaacaaaattatcattaaacAATAACAAATCATACAATCTATCTAAATATAGTATTATACTGTATAGtacaaatcataaaataatatatatattctctcaAAACTTATACATGTAGTTATGATGGTTTCTAAATTGTTAATCGAACGTCATcttaattttatacataaataacatatttcCTATCTACCTATTAAAACGTCGTATAAGTTATACAaaatttaatacataaataacttATTTCTTATCCAACTACTAAACAACTCCTTAGTTTATAATTACTAACACTCATttcttttacaatttttttagaATGAACATTTTCACCCATTTTTTTTAGTCGCCTCAACGGCTCAACATATCACATAAAtatgataaattttaatttgtatgTTGTGTttacatcaaatcaatttatcataattaagtgatttaataaaataaaatatatattaactaatcacgataaaaaaaatatatatctacaAACACAGATGCCATGCATTTGGGCTATCTAGTTTATCAACTTGATCGAAGTATACACtatctatatattttgattatatatgtTGCGCGCACATATACATGCACTGTGTACATAATTTAGAAATTTTACATGGCTGGCGTGTAATTTCtctattattaattttattatgtaaATAACCGCTACAAATAAGTTTTTACCAATATGATAACTATCACTAATAAAAATTTGGACATGGAGATCTAGATGTGCTTAAACGTAAACCTACTTTTGcaggaaaaaaaatatgagtAACATGATCACAGGCAtgtgaaaaaaagaagaaagttcatcattttattctttGAAGCATTACTAACTAACCTTTTGACAATTTGAGAAATGATAGCATCTTGACAATTTCATAATGTGATTAATTGCTTTATTTAAACCATGAAGAAactggaaaagaaaaaaaaagaaaaaagggaaaccaacaaaaacaaaaaggaaaagtttATTTATATGTAGTTAAATCTGAACAAAACCAATTCAAACAGAATCAATAACACTACAATTATAGGTCCTATGAGTTTCAGTTGGTTGacattttcaaatatttataagATGGTTGAACAATATTTGGTTGAAGTTTgagaaaaaagaattaaaatctaaattgaaataaaatatttgataccGCAAAGGTAGGCGTGGAAGTAAGGCTTGATACACATGCAATTCCAATAAGAGATATTTCAAGTATTTTGGGTCAATCTAAGGAGATGGAAAGATTGGTAAtaatgtcacacaccgtattagTGTTGAGTGGATGAAATAAAGGCTTGCATCCAGAGTCTTGTGCGAAAATAAGGTGATAGATAAGTTTTATATAGTGATGGTTAAACCTATCATTGGGTGGAGTATTGGTCAGTAAATCTCATGTTTAGAAGATGAAACTTACGGATATGAGGATGTTGCGATAGATGTGTGGTCATACTAGAAGAATATGATTAGAAATGAAAATATTCGGGACTAGGTGAGAGTAACTTCATTTAAGGACACAATGCGGGGAGCAAGACTGAGATGATTCGAGTGCGGAGTTGttagaggttggctatggatgaTTTTAAGAGAGGTAGAACCaaagaagtattgggaagagATGATTAGACAATACATGACACAATTTTAGTTTACTAGTAGTTGTAGTATTAGTTTTTTGTCCTTTGATGTATGGCATTATCCGTTATTTCTTGCACTTCGCTTATCATGTTATTTTTATTGCAGTtacctttctttttttggcaagACGTGACATGCTCTCTATATTATTTGGACATGACTTCTTGTTAATGTCTGCAATACTCTACCATTTTCAAATTCATTTGTGAAATTACACTACATATGCTATTGTAAAATTATGTCTAaacaatttattaaaattttgcgAATAAAAACTTTCACCAATTAAAGCTAAACATTTACTAATTATTTGCAAATATTGAACTTAAATATCTTCAAATGATGAAATCAAAGTAGTTTTGTACGTCATTTATgattatcttttttaaaaagagatctttatatatatatatatggtcgGGTCCTGATTCGGAAGTCGGGTTTCGAATCAAAAATTAGAATCGAGTCCTATGTTGAAAGTTGGGATTGGGTCCTAGGTCAGATTCGGGGGCAGATCCCGATTCGCAAGTCCGATCCAAGGTCAAATGTCGAGATAGGATCTCGAGTCGGAAATTAGACCAGGACAGGAGTCCGAAGTTGGGGTCAGTCTTGTGTCAGATGTTAGGATCGGGTGAAGTTAGATCCTGATTCGAAAATCAGGTGTAGGGTTGAATCTCAAGTCGTAAGTCGGGTCTCGATTCAAAATTCGGTTCGAGTCCTAGGTCGGGAGTTGGTGTCGGAAGTGCTGTCCCGAATCAGTGTCCAGTGTCAAGCTCGATTCAGAAGTCGGATCTTGAGTCGAGTCCTCGAACAAGTGTTGGATCGGAAAATGGGTCAAGAGTCAAGGTCAAGTCTTGGTTCGGAAGTAGATTTCTGATTCAGGTGTCGGGTGTCAAGGTCGAATATTTGGGTCGAGTCTCGAGTCAGGTGTTGGTATAAGACTCCGAATTAGTCATCagagttctttttttttgtatgatAACAGACAGGAAGTAACGTGCAAAGCACGTTCACAGAAACTagtatgtgtgtatatatatatatatttatttatttatttattgttactcatagtaaatttgaaaaatcattttttttcttcattttgtaaGGGCATATCCAACCCAAACATCAAATTTTACGCCAAATTTGGTGTAAACACTATTTTCAATGTAAATCAACTCCAACCCACTGCATCAAATTTTACAcccaaaaagaatttttttcctcttcattattatattattatttcttatttcatttatattttcttatttaataaatattttttttgaaaatattcactgtatataattttcatattatttttcttatataggctattaatataattttttttgtatcataattttttaaataatataaattgctagaaaatattacttattatacataataatggataacataaataaaagtaaaaatcattaacgaaatataattaaataaacattacacaattagaaattttattttaaattctacataaatattcaactttcaTGATTACTACGGTACTCCCATAAATACTCTATTAATGCATTACGTAGttcaaaatgaatttttttgtccttaatttttttatgtcgaGAAAGAAATTATTGAAATCGATAATTCTAAAGTATATTGTATTGTTTTTctatcaatttatatttttacatatttaatttttgtgaagATTGATTGTAATTATattcaattaaaatttatagtagaattcataatttaattttaaaaaaagggacTTACCAATTTAAAGTTCATCCAAACGGCTCTAAATATAGAATTTGATGTAAAATTTGGTATTGGATTGGAAATTGCGCAAGTGCTCGGAGATGTTAattccaactttttttttttgtttttctattaCATAAAGTTGGGGACTATATTGGCATATCCAAAAAGCTACCAAAATTGTTAGTGACAATCAGATCTTTACgctttgttattgttttttacttttttcaaccAGATCGATCTCTACTTCTCGGCTCCACCCACCGGGCCTCGGCCGGACGATTTTCCTTCGACGGCGCCGGAAAAACAGATTACCGGATACACACATTGTCGTGTCGTGTAGATTTGGGACAAACGCTGTTGGCAGTTGAGGTAAGGAGAACAAATCAAAGCGAATTGCAAAGGTGGAGAAGGCAAAcgagaggaggaggaggattaGGAAAGGGAGGAAGAGATGAAGGGTGGGATACTTCCGGCGAAGAGGCGATGGAAAGGTTTGGTGATTGCGGTGTTGGGTCTCGTTTTTCTATCATTGCTCGTGCCTCTGGTGTTTCTGCTTGGCCTCCATAACGGTTTTCACTCTTCGGGTAAATAGCAATGACCCCAGATTCTTTGATTGTTGAATGCTAAAAACTTTTGCTCATTGTAAATTGGATCTATGATTGTTGTTTTGAACCTGCTCTCTTCTAATGCAAATCTGTAGTGCAATTAGGCAATCTCTATCTTCTTTGGCCAAAATCCTTCTTTCAATTATATGGTAGGAAGAAAATTCAAGTTTATCAACCCAGACTAGCATTTTTAGTAACTTTAATTGTCTTCCAAGATGAAGAATGATTCCTGATCCCCTCGCCCCTGATGAAAAGAGAACACCAATATAAATGTagggaaaagaagaagagagataaCAAAAGAGTAACTAACCTTGCTTTTGTCATACCATTATGGATAAAAAAAATTTCCTTCTTCACGAAGCTTTTTAGTTCTAGCCAGTTTTTTAGAAGGATTTGCTCTAACTTGATCTGGCATTTACTTTTTGCAGGATATACAACAACACAACAAAGTTCAGCTTCAGTAAGTAACCTGCAGCATTATAATGATATTGCTTTTTAATAACCACTTATTGATCTTCTAAACTGGGAACTCTTGATGGAATCAGGGTGGACTTAGAATCTATGGTCGACATAGTACTCCAAAGATTGGGAATCAGTCAGAGGTAATTTCTTCTCTATAAGCAACCTCACGAGCTGCCTTTATCATTGgtcattttgaaatttttagccAGTAGGAGAAGTGGACTATCTTAATTCCCAATGCTACATCTCTACTAGGCGACATATATTTGTTCAGTGTTGCATTTTGTGTGTACACACAGAGAAAAAGGTGATCATGACCGTATCTAACAGTTATCCGGAATCTTGTTGCAGGATGACGAATCAACACATGTGGATGACCTAATACACAGATTGGAACCAACTCTTCCCAAggtcttttttttcaatttttttttctgataATGTTTATTAGAGTTTAAGTTTTGCAATTTGAATGGACTGTTACTGACTAGGTGTTGCTATAATGAGTGTTTTACCTTGAAAATGCCTGTAAACATATGTAAAGCTTACTAGTCGGGCTATTCTGGAAAGTTCTCCTTAAAATTGGTTTTAACTGTGAATAGATTAGCATAATTTATGATGTATGTTATTACAAACTTCTCATTGTTAATTGTCGCCCTTGCTTTCCTTTTCAAATTAAATTCATCCTCATACTTGTTAGTCTTATTGGCTGCTATTTTTTCTATGAACAAATTTGGTGTTGCAAATAAAGTATTTAGACTTGGAAAATTCTCTGTGATGTATGACTGAAGATCAAACTGAGAAAGATAGGGTACTGGATGTATTGAAGCATAAGAAGCAATAATCAAATCTCAAACCATGAGTTTCTAATATCCGTCGTTACCTCaattgataaaataattttaatgctCATAAGAACAAAATGATGTACTTAACTtagtgaagaagaaggatggttctatGAGTATGTGATTGACTactgacaattgaataaggtaaacGATCAAGAAGATTTAGGATCTATACATTTAGAACTGTAGACTGCTTGATTTGTGCTAATCCTTGTATGTTAAACTACTTGAGATATACTATTAAACCTTTCAAGGGATGCATGccattttttattcttatttctcCAGTTTTCTCAATATTATAACACTGATAATTAACTTGAATTTCAGACTTTCAATGATAACTAATAACAAAACTTCATGTTTCGTCAATTAGTTCTACTCAACATGACAACTATAACTATCAGACTAATGCAAATGCAACTTCCATGTTTTACGAAAGTAGTCCTTCCactatttctttccttttccttttcataTAGTTTGCTGTTTGCATGTAGTACTAGATCTAGAGCTATTGAATTAAGTAGCCCATTTGTCATTCCACGGTAAGAACTGATGATTAAAACTTGTGTGGTTTTGTCTAGTTTATAGTCGTTCCTGCACAAGTTAAAGACtagtaattatatatttatatctgAAGTATGCATTTTGTCAGAATATgaatggaaaaaaagaagagaaggataaGTTGAGGGGAAAGATCAGGAGAAAGAAAGATATGTCATGTCACATATATTTCAGGAGCTAGATTAGTTGGCGATGAACAAGTAAGAATTACCTCAACCAAAATTGATGGAATTGGCCCTAAAAAAGGCTGGCCCCAGTGCTTAACGCCAGGTTCCCTCCACATACATATGAAAAGTAAGCCAGCCATCCTGGttggagatttttttttttgaaaggaTTGAAAATAATGTCTCATTTGGAGAACAAGATTTTCTTCCACCATTCACCTAACCAATCAACCTGCTAGGGGTGCTTATCGGGTGGATTGGACGGATTATTATGTTTAACGGTTTGACTTAACGGTTATcggcttttaaaagtactaatccgctagccaacctataagatatcggttggATTGGTATCGGATTAGCACTTATCGGACGGTTATCGAGCGGTGTATCGGTGGTGACCTTAATAGACTTACCTGCTGAGCACACTCAACTAAAGTTCCCTTCTTATTTTCACTAGCTGAAGTGATGAACACATTAAATTTGAGCACAAAAGCATATGTTCTTATAACAGTAATCATCCATCTAAAAAATTTATCCAAAAAGAATCATCCCTCTAAAATACATATATGCCAATTTGCTCAACAAACCTTAAGATAAACAGAGAACAAATTGTAcccaaaaaaaacaaactaaaatCCCAGCATTATAACATATGCAAAGTGAATTAGCAAAGTAATTTCACCTTCCTTCCACACaacacccccacccccaaacTGTTGAAAACAACCGCAAACTAATTTCTATTCACCAACCCATTTCAAGACTTTATTTTTATGACGACTAGATGCTGCCAAATCAAAGGTCAAACAACCCAAATATAGAACAATGCAAGAGATCAGGTCCAGAAAACATTATTTCACCCCAAGAAAGGAGTAAAGCTGCTAGTACCCACTTCATCAAATTTGCtcattaacaaaaatatttcttaaggaaacaataataagaaaacaACAGTCCACAAGCAGCATCTACCTTCAAAGTATCTGCATATGGTCATCAAAAATCAACTTCAGACATGCATGTAGAATCAACTCTGGGATGCTACTAGAATTTCTGAGGCAGATTTAGGCGGAAGAAGTTTAGGCGGAAGTTCCTA
Proteins encoded in this window:
- the LOC129877646 gene encoding protein SCARECROW; the protein is MAKAFPLNGENCTLTNGANVVGDSSGEKLQAISKEINNVHLLHCDNVKMVRKRTASDMEIQTGAGEEHRYLRRPATIGGSHSQIGDLRVCGNSNFGHNMNSNPTTTTTHVSNYSTMQMLPSSTSLCGVTSRGGPGLDTGFSNSTPNLTCTDAITSHHQSQGPQTQNNNYQSPSVCVFSGLPLFPPDRNLQNSGLQLQQPAAAVVSSPLTTGRIDPMEDSTSATAWIDSIIKDLINSSAQVSVPQLIQNVREIIHPCNPYLASLLEYRLRSLTSNNNGGADQNDPMECWRRKEPLPQLASLQQAQNNANLLQHNILSLPDSSNNQYLNWEIALPASHNAPVAPSLNQHQHLGGNNPTATDLSFVTSPILSPQVQQQQQQQQESPHSQQQAAAVDLEQQQKQQQSSSSLSPKSVADNSAKTKTSTPAPPPPINTYREKKEEERQQKRDEEGLHILTLLLQCAEAVSADNLEEANKMLLEVSELSTPFGTSAQRVAAYFSEAMSARLLNSCLGIYAALPMTSVPMVYTQKLASAFQVFNGISPFIKFSHFTANQAIQEAFEREDRVHIIDLDIMQGLQWPGLFHILASRPGGPPFVRLTGLGTSVDALEATGKRLSDFAERLGLPFEFLPVADKVGNLDPEKLNVSKREAVAVHWLQHSLYDVTGSDSNTLSLLQRLAPKVVTVVEQDLSHAGSFLGRFVEAIHYYSALFDSLGACYGEESEERHVVEQQLLSKEIRNVLAVGGPSRSGEVKFNNWREKLQQSGFRCLSLAGNAAAQATLLLGMFPSHGYTLVEDNGTLKLGWKDLCLFTASAWRPNSLHAATGSRHFSRPNMD